The following DNA comes from Methanomassiliicoccales archaeon LGM-DZ1.
CATCCGTTCTCCTTGGCCGTTATGGCGTTGCGTTTCCTCCGGATATCGTATCTCCCGTTTGCATCGGATACCTCCAGCAGATTGTATATCTCGATCTGATTCGCAGACAGTTTCTTCGGCAGGAATGCGTCGTACTTCCTATCCGCCAGGAAACTCTCCATCTCGCCGATCCTCCTGTATAAGGTAGAGACCTCCGTCTGCCTGCGGGCGTCGTCCTGGAATACCACGGCCCTTATCGTCCCTTTGTCGGGATCTATGGAGAACTCCCCCTCCTCCAATACAACCCTGGTCTCGTAACCGCGTACAGAACTGCCCGCCAGATAGTCGGTGTTCAGAGGGGATTCGATATCCTTCACACTATCGGATATCAGGAGTTTCAGGATGGAGTTCCTGGCCGGTACGGGGACGGTAAATCCCGCACTGCGTTCCATCATCAGTTCCACGTTGCCCGCGCTGAAGAACCCCCTGTCCATCACCATCTCGAAACCGTCGCAACCCATCCTCTTCAGATCGGCAACGATTATGTCCAGGGTGACCACGTCGGCCACCGAACCGGGATAGGTGCGGTAGCAGAAGGGCAGCCCGTCCTCCATCGAATGCACCATACCGAGATTGAACTGCTTCGAACCTGTGAAACGTGCCTTGCGTCCGGCTTCGGAATACTCCAGACCGTCGGAGTCGGTGCCCATGCACACTATGTCGAAGATCATGCATCCCTTCCCGGGACACAGTTCCGCGAAGAGGTCCTCCCTCCTGCCGGCATCCTCGCCCACGGTCTGCAGGAACCTGCAGACCTCCGACTGTTCGAAGGACCAATCCATGTCCATCAGTTCGCGCAGGTAGGTGTCCTCCACCGTCTCCTCCAGGAGGTCCCCGCTGCCCGGGTCGGTGATTCCCAGTATGGCAAGAGCCAGGAGTCTCTTCGCGTTCCTCGCACCGTAGATCTTGGTCAGCACCTCATCCAGATGCGATTCCCTGGCGAGGTTCCACATGATGTAGTACGGCCCGTAGGACGGACTGCGCACTATGGTCTGCTTCTTCGCGGGCTTCTTCAGCAGATTGCCTTTCTCGTCGCATGGACCGAGATATCTGCGTTTCTGCTTCGAACATTTCTTCACGGGATCCCATTCCGCAGTGACCTCGTAGAGATAGTACCTCGTCCCGGTCTTGGTCTTTTGCTGCTGGATCACGTTGTATGACATCGTTAATAGTGATAACGATGTTTATATAAATACCCTTTGCCGGAATCACATGAGCCAGACAATCAGGATCCTGCCTCGTTATCAAAACTCAGCATAGGTGAGGATACAAGTGATTTCGGATCGGTGCAACTTCCATGAATTTTGTAAATTTCTCCGATTCCCTGAGAGCCAGACAAATAATAATCTGATATACGTTGATACACGCTGAGTTTATTTTCAAAAATCTGATCTTCAAGCACAGTATCGTAATTGGTTGTGATGATGCATGGGACGTTATCACGTAATGAACGAAGATATGACAGTTCTTTTGTCTTTGATGAATCGTTATCCAGTTCAATATTCTTCAGTTCTGAAGCAACCATTATTCTCACAGGATTCAAGTGGGTCTCCAGAAAATAACTGTGTTCTTCCTTGGTAAGAATATCCTCGACACGAAAGTATCCTTTTCTGGCTCTTTCATTAAATTCTTTTTCCATCTCTGTGGCAAGTCTGGGCATGAAATTTTCAATTTCATTCGGATGTTCTTTCACATAATTTTTCGCGGAACTTTCAAGAATAATCATCATGGATTCATCAATACCGAATCTTTTTCCGACTCTGCTCAGCAATTCTTCCCATCCAGGCGCATTCTTGACATATCTTGTCGTTATTCCTGAACCCAATATCAGTGCCGGAGGTTTTGTAAATTTGAAAATGCGCTCTCCATTATCATTGTTTGAATCCATATCACTCACCTATTATTTTTGCAAATGAATCATCCTTGCTCATTAAGGAAATACTGCGGTTATCAAGGATCTTGATCAAACTTCCACCTGATACCCAATTTCCCAAGATGCTTTTTCGAAACTATAGTAGTTTATAATGGCAATTTTCATTGTGTGAGAAGTAACCATAACTTCTCTTCTTAGCATAGTGGCTGCATATTCTGGATGATAGAGTTCCGTCTTACTCTATTTCCTTGGATGCGGATTCATACAATGCTTACGGAAGGTATACGATCCATCGGAGACATCCGGAAGCGAGACTGAATACAAGAAAAGCATCTTCTGAATCTTCTGTTTAGTCTTGGCCTGTTCTTCCTGGGTCACAAAGCAGTGGGACATCAATCTTTCTAAACTCTCCATGTATTCATCCTGCCGTCGAGTTTGCGTGCGTTGTAGAATGATTTCCATGTTCTATTGATAAACAATTTCATTACATTCAGCGTACATTTCTTCTGAACCAAAATGGACAGTTTCTCGAGGAGATTAGGCAGGTTCACTGACTGAAATCACACAATCTTTGTCTGAATTGATATATCATTCATTTTAATTCAGTAATAAGTTTCACTGGTTCAAGGAGATCCGGTGGAACTTATGAACGAATAAGGAAACACGGCTGTCTGCCAGCAATGATTTTACATCCGTTCCTCCCTCTGAGAGCCGATTCCCATGGAATGGATTCTGATCATCTCGGTGCTCAACGTGCTCTTCATCGTCTCCGCGATGTACGCCGAGCGCTACAACCCGCAGGCCCTCGTCCTCTGGGCGGTCCTGATGGCCGCCGTGCCGCTGGCCGGTTTCCTCCTGTACCTCCTCTTCGGGCAGACGTTCTATTCCCGCTGGGCCTTCCGGCGCAAGAGGGATTTCGAGGCCAAGGAATGGGAGGATACCGCCGACTACGGCGGCGGCCTGGAAGGCGAGGCGCTCCGGATATCGGATGCGCTCCGCCGGTCCTGCGGAGGCCCGGCGGTCGGCGGCAACGATGTGCATTACTACTCCGAGTCGGAGGAGTTCTTCGGCGACCTCTTCAGCAGCATGGAGCGCGCGGAGAAGAGCATCCTCGCCGAGTACTACATCGTGAGGAAGGACGACACTGGGAGGAAGCTCATGAACATCCTCATCGGCCGCGCCAAGGCTGGCCTGACCGTCCGCCTGCTGGTCGACGAGATCGGCACCCGCAACCTCCCGCGCGACCTGGTCAGGGAGCTCAGGAAGGCCGGCGGGAAGGTCACGACCTTCCACCGGACGATAACCCTCCTGCTGAGCGCCAAGAAGAACAACCGCAACCATCGGAAGATCGCCGTGATCGACGGGCAGACCGTGTTCGTGAGCGGGTACAACATCGGCGACGAGTACCTGGGGAAGGGGAAGTTCGGATACTGGAGGGACGCTGCCGTCAGGATCCGGGGCCCGGCGGCCGATTTCTACACGCGCACCGTACTCCAGGACTGGAGGTACGCTTCGCGCGAGGACATGGTGTGCAACGAGTCACTCTACCGCGGGGAGAAGGCGGGGGATGTCACCGTGCAGCTCACCTGCGGGGGGCCCGATATGCCCGGGACCAATTCTATCCATATGCAGTACGTCTCGATCGCGGACGCCTGCCGCCGGAGGATATGGATCACCACGCCCTACCTCGGGCCGACCGAGCCCCTCGTGTACCTGCTGCGCCTGAGGGCGCTGGAAGGAGCGGATGTCAGGATCATAATCCCGGACATCGGCGACCATGCGTTCGTCTATTGGGGGAACCGTTTCTCGGCCAGCAGGCTGATGGATGCCGGCGTCAGGGTGTACGAGTACCATGACGGCTTCATCCATGCGAAGACCGCCGTTGGCGACGGATGCTACTGCTCTGTGGGCTCGGCCAACATGGACCCCCGGAGCATGAACCTGAACTTCGAATGCAATGCCATGGTCTACTCGGAGGAGATGGCCGCCGACATGGAGAAGGCGTTCGAGAAGGACTTGGAGAGATGCACCCCGTACACGATGGAGATGTACAGGAGGAGGAACATGGTCCAGAGGTTCAAGACGTTCCTGTCGAGGTTCCTGGCAGACCTCCTGTGAGGGACGGACGGCAGACAGGGTCGTGTTTTGATAAATCAGGAATTTTTCCTATTTTATCAAAGCAAGTCACGGCGCCGATCTCCCCTCTATCCCGCAGAGAAGGGACTGTATCGGAATCTCGGCCGGCCTGCTGCAAAGGAAGGTGTCTGCCTCCCGGCCTGCGAAAGTGCCAGATTCAGATAATGCTCATCAGGAGCGATCCTCCCAGATATTTTCGATCGTAGTCTGAGTCCCTGTTCTGCAGTTCATCCTCAGGCGACACTTTGTTTCCGAGGCACCGGGAAAATTATAACTTTGATAAATCAGAATTTTTTCCGATTTTATCAAAGTATATCTAAGTGCAAACCATATGTCCTTTCATGGAGGAGAAACTGGTCCGGAGGGAGAGATACCTCGAGATGATACGTCCGGTGTACGATGTCGATATCATCAAGGTGCTCATGGGGCCGAGGCGTTCCGGCAAATCCGTGATCCTCTCCATGATAGCGGAAGAGGTAAAGGCGGACGCTGAGCACAAGATCTTCATCAATTTCGAAGACCTGAAGTACAAGCCCCTCACGGACGCCGAGGCCCTGAACGGGTATGTCGTCAGCCGCATGAAGGAAGGGAAGTACTACCTTTTCTTCGATGAGATCCAGAACGTGAAGGGGTTCGCCGAGGCCCTCGCCTCTCTGAAATCCACGGGCAGATGTTCCATCTTCGTGACGGGAAGCAACAGCAGGCTGCTCTCGGGAGAGCTTGCGACACTCCTCACAGGAAGGACGATCCAGTTCGAGATCCTGCCTTTCTCCTATTCCGAAGCGGAGGAATACATGAGGCTGACAAGGGGTTCGGTTCCGGACAGCTTCCTTTCGGACTACATAAGGCTCGGAGGGTATCCTCAGAGGTTCCAGATGGGGAACGAGACCCTTGCGCGGAAGTTCCTCGAGGAGTTATACAGGTCTGTCATCGAGAGGGACATCCATGCGAGGCATCCGGACCTGGACATGGACAAGTTCGGTAGGGTGGCATCCTATGCTCTTGCCAACTGCGGCAACTATTTCTCTGCCAAGACAGTCTCTGATTATCTGAAGAAGAAAGAAGGGTTCGATGTCTCAGTTCAATCCGTGCACAGTTACCTCGATCTCATGGAGGAAGCCTATCTCCTGAAGAGGGTCAGCATCTACGACATAAGCAGGAAGACTGTGATGCCCTCGAAACCCAAGAACTACGCATTGGACAACGGGCTCAGATACATCATGACCGGTGCCGCGGACATGCAGAACGGGCATCTGCTCGAGAATCTGGTGTACCTGGAGCTTCTTGGAAGGGGGTACAAGGTCTATGTCGGTAAGAAATACAATGGGGAGATCGATTTCGTGGCGGTCAAAGACGGGAAGAAATGCTTCATTCAAGTGGCGTATCTCTTGGCCGATAAGGCGACTGTGGAAAGGGAATTCGGTGCATTCTCCTCGGTGAGGGATGCATCGCCCAAGTACGTGATCTCCATGGACCCGTTCGATATGTCCAGGGACGGGATAACCCACATCGGCCTCCGGGATTTCCTGGAAGGGAAGAAGGAACTTTACCTATCGTGAAAGGCTTTCGAAAGAGAGTCTATCGGACACTTCCGCAGGCAGCGGGGGCAACGGGACAGATAATATATGCTTCGAAGCGGTCGGGATGGCATGGCTTCTTACATCGAGGTCTCTGGGAAGGTCACCGAGATCCCGCCTGGGACATTGATCTCGGATGCGGCCCGCACGGCCGGCATACTGCCCGATGCGTACCTTTTCCTGGTCTCGGGCGTGCCTGTACCTATGGACGCTCCAATCGAGGACGGGCAGACCGTCAAAGCGATGAAGGTCGCCTCGGGTGGATGAGCACTTGTCTTCCATGACGACGGAAATCCTTCTGCACATGTGTTTTCGGAGAACCGATATATTCTGACATCGACTGACTCTCTCGATCGGATATGGCGGCATTGATATTCACAGACAGGACGATCGAGGGCCAGTGTAAGCTTCTATGTTATCCCGTATATGTTTGAACCAGTGAATATAGAAGAACACGCGAGAAACAATGTCGACGTTCATCATAACCGACCGGAAAATGGAGAGTCTCTGTGAATCATCATATATGACGGAGCCTCCCAAATCGCCCATTGTCTCCCCCATAGGGAGATTATGGCTGTCATCAGAAGGATTCAAACCGTCCGAAGTCTATCTTCTCGGCCCTCTTGCTTTCAAAAAGTACGGCTCCAGCAAAGAAAAGCTACTGTCGGAAACCTATGACAGGACCGATTTCGGGACCGACCCGGATAAACTGAACTTCTACCAGTGCGGTTCTGTCGATACCGTTGACGGCAGACTTGAGGGCAATTTCATGTCTAGTATGCAGAGAAGCAACCTGTTGGTCCCGTTCGCCTGCTGGTACCTTCGGAAAGGAGGGTTCATAGCGGTTCACCAGTGGGGCGGCGGCTGGCATCCCCATTACCATCCATCCATCAGACCGATTGTGACCCCGGAGGGGATCGGAGAGCTCCAGTACTGCACCCTGGACATGGACGGGATATTCATGTTCCGGTCCCATGGGGGCACTTATGAACCTCTGGCACATATTTTCGATGAGCTCCGCAGCGATCGCCCGGGAATGAAAGGGCATGATGTTTGGATGGTCCCAAAGGAAAGGACTGACGTGAGGGGCCTGATAGAGAGGTTCGAACCGGTTTATGATTATGTGACGGTGGAGAACAGATACCCGTCAGAGGACGGCGGCAAATGGCGCACCGTACCTCTCAGCGAGACCATGGAACTTGGAGAGGT
Coding sequences within:
- a CDS encoding transposase; protein product: MSYNVIQQQKTKTGTRYYLYEVTAEWDPVKKCSKQKRRYLGPCDEKGNLLKKPAKKQTIVRSPSYGPYYIMWNLARESHLDEVLTKIYGARNAKRLLALAILGITDPGSGDLLEETVEDTYLRELMDMDWSFEQSEVCRFLQTVGEDAGRREDLFAELCPGKGCMIFDIVCMGTDSDGLEYSEAGRKARFTGSKQFNLGMVHSMEDGLPFCYRTYPGSVADVVTLDIIVADLKRMGCDGFEMVMDRGFFSAGNVELMMERSAGFTVPVPARNSILKLLISDSVKDIESPLNTDYLAGSSVRGYETRVVLEEGEFSIDPDKGTIRAVVFQDDARRQTEVSTLYRRIGEMESFLADRKYDAFLPKKLSANQIEIYNLLEVSDANGRYDIRRKRNAITAKENGCGRFAVLTTSDLPWKELMIEYRQRNDVEYDFSQLQSDLFMGIKGKSDQKSAEGGLLVNFLSLRLRLTLLDRMKTAGITDEMWIPKFMKIMRKLRITLVGDEWRLNEVTRKQRELISKLGLPLL
- a CDS encoding ATP-binding protein, coding for MEEKLVRRERYLEMIRPVYDVDIIKVLMGPRRSGKSVILSMIAEEVKADAEHKIFINFEDLKYKPLTDAEALNGYVVSRMKEGKYYLFFDEIQNVKGFAEALASLKSTGRCSIFVTGSNSRLLSGELATLLTGRTIQFEILPFSYSEAEEYMRLTRGSVPDSFLSDYIRLGGYPQRFQMGNETLARKFLEELYRSVIERDIHARHPDLDMDKFGRVASYALANCGNYFSAKTVSDYLKKKEGFDVSVQSVHSYLDLMEEAYLLKRVSIYDISRKTVMPSKPKNYALDNGLRYIMTGAADMQNGHLLENLVYLELLGRGYKVYVGKKYNGEIDFVAVKDGKKCFIQVAYLLADKATVEREFGAFSSVRDASPKYVISMDPFDMSRDGITHIGLRDFLEGKKELYLS
- the cls gene encoding cardiolipin synthase, producing MEWILIISVLNVLFIVSAMYAERYNPQALVLWAVLMAAVPLAGFLLYLLFGQTFYSRWAFRRKRDFEAKEWEDTADYGGGLEGEALRISDALRRSCGGPAVGGNDVHYYSESEEFFGDLFSSMERAEKSILAEYYIVRKDDTGRKLMNILIGRAKAGLTVRLLVDEIGTRNLPRDLVRELRKAGGKVTTFHRTITLLLSAKKNNRNHRKIAVIDGQTVFVSGYNIGDEYLGKGKFGYWRDAAVRIRGPAADFYTRTVLQDWRYASREDMVCNESLYRGEKAGDVTVQLTCGGPDMPGTNSIHMQYVSIADACRRRIWITTPYLGPTEPLVYLLRLRALEGADVRIIIPDIGDHAFVYWGNRFSASRLMDAGVRVYEYHDGFIHAKTAVGDGCYCSVGSANMDPRSMNLNFECNAMVYSEEMAADMEKAFEKDLERCTPYTMEMYRRRNMVQRFKTFLSRFLADLL
- a CDS encoding SIR2 family protein, with translation MDSNNDNGERIFKFTKPPALILGSGITTRYVKNAPGWEELLSRVGKRFGIDESMMIILESSAKNYVKEHPNEIENFMPRLATEMEKEFNERARKGYFRVEDILTKEEHSYFLETHLNPVRIMVASELKNIELDNDSSKTKELSYLRSLRDNVPCIITTNYDTVLEDQIFENKLSVYQRISDYYLSGSQGIGEIYKIHGSCTDPKSLVSSPMLSFDNEAGS